A genomic window from Silene latifolia isolate original U9 population chromosome Y, ASM4854445v1, whole genome shotgun sequence includes:
- the LOC141633199 gene encoding small ribosomal subunit protein uS12-like, translated as MKDFIEGVFSSVLAVLPSIYSRQACGMGAAHRLKSHRRNRRCAGKQYKKSHQGNEWKKPFSGSSHARGIVLEKIGIEVKQPNSAIRKCARVEPIKNRQKMVAFVSNYGCLNFIEENFVVTKSALKSSEHLKSSVGIDWNFNGWGGAADGCYRDWSRDVLVAKKAGFVPRSTLNNKIRFFRRLGEATGTATAMCSYFISSSCNFSVSYYLVKLRFF; from the exons ATGAAGGATTTCATTGAAGGTGTCTTCTCCTCTGTCTTGGCGGTTTTGCCTTCCATTTATTCGAG GCAGGCTTGTGGTATGGGAGCTGCCCATAGGCTCAAGTCCCACAGAAGGAATCGGAGGTGTGCTGGTAAACAGTACAAAAAATCTCACCAAGGCAATGAATGGAAGAAGCCTTTTTCCGGGTCATCACACGCCAGGGGCATTGTCCTCGAGAAGAT TGGTATTGAAGTTAAGCAGCCTAACTCTGCTATccgtaagtgtgctagagtggagCCGATTAAGAATCGACAAAAGATGGTTGCTTTTGTTTCTAATTATGGTTGTTTGAACTTCATTGAAGAGAAT TTTGTTGTCACAAAAAGTGCTTTGAAGTCGAGTGAACATTTGAAAAGTTCTGTTGGCATTGATTGGAACTTCAACGGCTGGGGTG GTGCTGCTGATGGCTGCTATAGAGATTGGAGTCGTGACGTCCTTGTCGCTAAGAAGGCTGGTTTTGTGCCACGAAGCACTCTTAACAATAAG ATAAGATTCTTCCGAAGATTGGGGGAGGCAACAGGCACAGCAACGGCTATGTGTAGCTATTTCATTTCCTCATCTTGTAACTTTTCAGTTTCTTATTATTTGGTCAAGTTAAGGTTTTTTTAG